A region from the Natronoarchaeum mannanilyticum genome encodes:
- the cgi121 gene encoding KEOPS complex subunit Cgi121: MHILEGRATIEDVDAAIAELAAIGDEHGCTVQAFDARYLIGREHLERAIELADRAIERGENVARDRGVEILLYAAGRRQIDDALAMGVKAGEQDVAVLIDSLDAEDGEAEDASTEAREADAAAAVREALDLDERSTLGVEHADAALVRDFFDVSEAELAATDAELADVVLERVALLDVEK, translated from the coding sequence ATGCACATCTTGGAGGGGCGAGCGACGATCGAAGACGTCGACGCCGCGATCGCCGAGCTGGCGGCGATCGGCGACGAGCACGGTTGTACCGTACAGGCGTTCGACGCGCGCTACCTGATCGGGCGCGAGCACCTCGAACGCGCCATCGAGCTGGCGGACCGCGCCATCGAGCGCGGCGAGAACGTCGCGCGCGACCGAGGCGTCGAGATCCTGCTGTACGCAGCGGGGCGCCGCCAGATCGACGACGCGCTGGCGATGGGCGTCAAAGCGGGCGAGCAGGACGTCGCGGTGCTGATCGATAGCCTTGACGCCGAGGACGGCGAGGCAGAGGACGCTAGCACCGAAGCGCGCGAAGCCGACGCCGCCGCGGCGGTCCGCGAAGCGCTCGACCTCGACGAGCGCTCGACGCTCGGCGTCGAGCACGCCGACGCGGCGCTGGTGCGGGACTTTTTCGACGTGTCCGAGGCCGAACTGGCGGCGACGGATGCCGAGCTGGCCGACGTAGTGTTAGAGCGGGTCGCACTGCTGGACGTCGAGAAGTAG
- a CDS encoding IMP cyclohydrolase — MYVGRFVIVGPSVAAYRVSSRSFPNRKMIERDGSLTVVPTAEAEETDNPYVSYNCVRTAGDQVVVGNGSHVDPITEKLELGYPARDALAESLLAMDYEKDDYDTPRIAGVVGEDAYIGTVRNDALLVEQVDEPTLVATYEKDSPEPFAFDAADAPSAASDALDLDFEHAVCAAGVERTDEDVRLAIENGE; from the coding sequence ATGTACGTCGGACGCTTCGTGATCGTCGGACCGTCGGTGGCCGCCTACCGAGTATCGTCCCGGTCGTTCCCGAACCGGAAGATGATCGAGCGCGACGGCTCGCTGACGGTCGTCCCGACCGCCGAGGCCGAGGAGACCGACAACCCCTACGTCTCGTACAACTGCGTGCGAACGGCCGGCGATCAGGTCGTCGTCGGCAACGGTTCGCACGTCGACCCGATCACCGAGAAACTCGAGCTGGGCTACCCCGCACGCGACGCGCTGGCCGAGAGTCTCCTCGCGATGGACTACGAGAAAGACGACTACGACACCCCCCGGATCGCGGGCGTCGTCGGCGAGGACGCCTATATCGGCACCGTCCGGAACGACGCCCTGCTCGTCGAGCAGGTCGACGAGCCGACGCTGGTGGCGACCTACGAGAAGGACAGTCCGGAGCCGTTCGCGTTCGACGCCGCCGACGCGCCGAGCGCGGCGAGCGACGCGCTGGATCTCGACTTCGAGCACGCGGTCTGCGCGGCCGGCGTCGAGCGGACCGACGAGGACGTCCGGCTGGCGATCGAGAACGGCGAGTAG
- a CDS encoding NADH:flavin oxidoreductase: MARLEAPVDLGGKTVGNRLYRAPLLECAGNGPDAVDALIEDLEPAADAGAGLLCQGATIVRGEGGRGAPGMSRVHDPAFVERLGRLTDRIHDHGARIALQLEHGGLRTMETWHSEYRAAHPDLEQLAVSRPPAQLRALDRLGLVSFDPSVLDTAEVYGLAADFGKAAARAVEAGYDAIHLAGANMGIVQQFLSPFYNRRDDEFGGSRPEDRTRFLELVHDEIRTRAGDVPLLTKVPAETAAPRIVRRHLDRDDGVAIAEHLAEYGFDAVAPVETNVIWDMSIVRGAYPERAWESDEFAEGYADAFGSRYRARAVAALNRLQERRFDFEPAWNEEFCRRVRRRVDVPVMLEGGVRERGQIDRLLGEAGEEPAADAVGMARPFYAEPRLPARLLESDATTGSAPRYGVDAETRVACESCNNCTVPQVTGAPGVCRTPSVLRRRGELEKAGAYERDADD, translated from the coding sequence ATGGCACGCCTGGAGGCGCCGGTCGATCTCGGGGGGAAGACGGTGGGGAATCGCCTGTACCGGGCGCCGCTGCTGGAGTGCGCGGGGAACGGACCGGACGCCGTCGACGCGCTGATCGAGGATCTCGAACCGGCGGCCGACGCCGGCGCCGGGCTGCTCTGTCAGGGCGCGACGATCGTCCGCGGCGAAGGGGGACGCGGTGCGCCGGGGATGTCGCGCGTCCACGATCCGGCGTTCGTGGAGCGCCTGGGACGGCTCACGGACCGGATCCACGACCACGGAGCCCGGATCGCGCTCCAGCTGGAGCACGGCGGCCTGCGGACGATGGAGACGTGGCACAGCGAGTACCGGGCGGCCCACCCCGATCTCGAACAGCTGGCGGTGTCGCGCCCGCCGGCGCAGCTCCGGGCGCTCGACCGGCTCGGCCTCGTCTCCTTCGACCCGTCCGTGCTCGACACCGCCGAAGTGTACGGGCTGGCCGCGGACTTCGGCAAAGCGGCGGCCCGCGCGGTCGAGGCGGGCTACGACGCGATCCACCTCGCCGGCGCGAACATGGGCATCGTCCAGCAGTTCCTCTCGCCGTTCTACAACCGGCGCGACGACGAGTTCGGCGGCTCGCGGCCGGAGGATCGGACGCGCTTCCTCGAACTCGTCCACGACGAGATCCGGACGCGGGCGGGCGACGTCCCGCTCCTGACGAAGGTGCCCGCCGAGACGGCCGCGCCGCGGATCGTCCGCCGGCATCTCGATCGCGACGACGGCGTCGCGATCGCCGAGCACCTCGCGGAGTACGGCTTCGACGCCGTCGCGCCGGTCGAGACCAACGTGATCTGGGACATGAGCATCGTCCGCGGCGCGTACCCCGAGCGCGCCTGGGAGAGCGACGAGTTCGCCGAGGGGTACGCCGACGCCTTCGGCAGCCGCTACCGGGCGCGGGCGGTGGCGGCGCTCAACCGGCTGCAGGAGCGGCGGTTCGACTTCGAGCCGGCGTGGAACGAGGAGTTCTGCCGGCGGGTGCGCCGGCGCGTCGACGTTCCGGTCATGCTGGAGGGCGGCGTCCGCGAGCGGGGGCAGATCGACCGGCTGCTCGGCGAGGCGGGCGAGGAGCCGGCCGCCGACGCGGTCGGGATGGCCCGCCCGTTCTACGCCGAGCCGCGGCTTCCGGCGCGGTTGCTGGAATCGGACGCGACCACCGGCAGCGCCCCTCGCTACGGCGTCGACGCCGAAACTCGGGTCGCCTGCGAGAGCTGCAACAACTGCACCGTCCCGCAGGTGACCGGCGCGCCCGGCGTCTGCCGGACGCCGTCGGTGCTCCGGCGTCGCGGCGAACTGGAGAAAGCCGGGGCCTACGAGCGAGACGCCGACGACTGA
- a CDS encoding TMEM165/GDT1 family protein — MSETWLHVAAVAFAAQLAVLPGEKVQFIIAGLSTRYNPLLVVSAAGSAFAGWTALEVWLGSALTDAVPGIYLDAMTAVMFAVFAVMLVATAPDEDRDAEEPATAMLGDGGELDVRVPFLGWKVPNKFGGFVPIFAMMAFGEFGDKTQLITITLATQYPSAPTAIWTGEMLAILPISLLNAYVFHHFAHRFDIRKAHFAGAALFAFFAADFVAKVLFDVSVWESTIGVISSGMPV; from the coding sequence GTGAGCGAGACCTGGCTTCACGTCGCGGCCGTCGCGTTCGCCGCCCAGCTCGCGGTGCTGCCCGGAGAGAAGGTGCAGTTCATCATCGCCGGCCTCTCGACCCGGTACAACCCGCTGCTGGTCGTCTCAGCGGCCGGCTCGGCGTTCGCCGGCTGGACGGCCCTGGAGGTCTGGCTCGGCAGCGCGCTGACCGACGCGGTGCCGGGGATCTACCTTGACGCGATGACCGCGGTGATGTTCGCGGTGTTCGCGGTGATGCTCGTCGCGACGGCGCCCGACGAGGACCGCGACGCCGAGGAGCCGGCGACCGCCATGCTCGGCGACGGCGGCGAGCTAGACGTCCGCGTGCCGTTCCTCGGGTGGAAGGTTCCCAACAAGTTCGGCGGGTTCGTCCCGATCTTCGCGATGATGGCGTTCGGCGAGTTCGGCGACAAGACCCAACTGATCACGATCACGCTCGCCACCCAGTACCCGTCGGCGCCGACGGCGATCTGGACCGGCGAGATGCTCGCGATCCTCCCGATCAGCCTGCTCAACGCCTACGTGTTCCACCACTTCGCCCACCGGTTCGACATCCGGAAGGCCCACTTCGCCGGGGCGGCGCTGTTCGCGTTCTTCGCGGCGGACTTCGTCGCGAAGGTGCTGTTCGACGTCTCGGTGTGGGAGTCGACGATCGGCGTGATTTCGTCGGGCATGCCGGTGTGA
- a CDS encoding TIGR00725 family protein, with protein MRVSVVGGGTITDAEYEQARDVGRLLAQRGHTVVCGGRTGVMEAVCRGAREEGGETIGVLPGEDSRAANEYVTTPIATGLGNARNVLVVLNGDAAIAIDGSTGTLSEIAHALDLGRPVAGLGTHDVAGVEAAESAAEAVEYVEASV; from the coding sequence ATGCGCGTCAGCGTCGTCGGCGGCGGCACGATCACGGACGCGGAGTACGAGCAGGCACGCGACGTGGGCAGGCTACTTGCCCAACGGGGCCACACCGTGGTCTGCGGCGGCCGCACCGGCGTCATGGAGGCGGTCTGCCGGGGCGCCCGCGAGGAAGGTGGCGAGACGATCGGCGTCCTCCCCGGCGAGGACAGCCGGGCGGCCAACGAGTACGTCACGACGCCGATCGCCACCGGGCTGGGCAACGCCCGGAACGTGCTGGTCGTGCTCAACGGCGACGCCGCGATCGCGATCGACGGCTCGACCGGGACGCTCTCGGAGATCGCCCACGCGCTCGATCTGGGGCGACCGGTCGCCGGGCTCGGCACCCACGACGTGGCGGGCGTCGAAGCCGCCGAATCGGCGGCCGAGGCCGTCGAGTACGTCGAGGCGTCGGTCTGA
- a CDS encoding DUF5789 family protein, which translates to MSGNDPSGEPDPEKVQEASKRRKHEQAEHSENIIEQVQQDFTEHKYPVRGEELAATYADEEIDLANETESLGSVFDRLSDETFESAEDVREAVYGELTGEAGGKSEANAGRDLGEIGGDGPADSNRDL; encoded by the coding sequence ATGTCAGGCAACGATCCGTCGGGGGAGCCCGACCCGGAGAAGGTTCAGGAGGCATCGAAGCGCCGAAAACACGAGCAGGCCGAGCACAGCGAGAACATCATCGAGCAGGTCCAGCAGGACTTCACCGAGCACAAGTACCCCGTCAGGGGCGAGGAGCTGGCCGCGACGTACGCCGACGAGGAGATCGATCTCGCGAACGAAACCGAGTCGCTCGGGAGCGTGTTCGACCGGCTGTCCGACGAGACGTTCGAGTCGGCCGAGGACGTCCGCGAGGCGGTGTACGGCGAACTGACGGGCGAAGCCGGTGGGAAAAGCGAGGCGAACGCCGGGCGGGATCTCGGGGAGATCGGCGGCGACGGCCCCGCCGACAGCAACCGCGACCTCTAG
- a CDS encoding phosphoenolpyruvate hydrolase family protein gives MKFTREESLTRLEESVENGDPIVGAGAGTGISAKFAERGGVDLLIIYNSGRYRMNGRGSLAGLLPYGDANEIVVEMGHEVLPVVEDTPVLAGVNGTDPFRDMSVFIEDLRRRGFSGVQNFPTVGLIDEDSQFRQNLEETGMGYDEEVEMIREASEQGMLTCPYVFSEEHARRMAEAGADVIVSHMGLTTSGDIGAETALDLDEAAERVQAHHDAAKEVNEDVMVICHGGPIAWPDDARHVLQNTEGVVGFFGASSIERLPTEEAIENQAREFKEIDL, from the coding sequence ATGAAGTTCACCCGAGAAGAATCACTGACACGACTCGAGGAATCGGTCGAGAACGGCGACCCGATCGTCGGCGCCGGCGCGGGAACGGGCATCTCGGCGAAGTTCGCCGAGCGCGGCGGCGTCGACCTGCTGATCATCTACAACTCCGGGCGCTACCGGATGAACGGTCGGGGCTCGCTGGCGGGCCTGCTGCCCTACGGCGACGCCAACGAGATCGTCGTCGAGATGGGCCACGAGGTGCTCCCGGTGGTCGAGGACACGCCGGTGCTCGCGGGCGTCAACGGTACCGACCCGTTCCGGGACATGAGCGTGTTCATCGAGGACCTGCGGCGACGCGGCTTTTCCGGCGTCCAGAACTTCCCGACGGTGGGGCTGATCGACGAGGACAGCCAGTTCCGGCAGAACCTCGAGGAGACCGGGATGGGGTACGACGAGGAGGTCGAGATGATCCGCGAGGCCAGCGAGCAGGGGATGTTGACGTGTCCGTACGTCTTCAGCGAGGAGCACGCCCGGCGGATGGCCGAGGCGGGCGCCGACGTGATCGTCTCGCACATGGGGCTGACGACCTCGGGCGACATCGGCGCCGAGACGGCGCTCGACCTCGACGAGGCGGCCGAGCGCGTCCAGGCACACCACGACGCCGCCAAGGAGGTAAACGAGGACGTCATGGTGATCTGTCACGGCGGCCCGATCGCGTGGCCCGACGACGCCCGGCACGTCCTCCAGAACACCGAGGGCGTTGTCGGGTTCTTCGGGGCGTCGAGCATCGAACGGCTGCCGACGGAGGAAGCGATCGAGAACCAGGCCCGCGAGTTCAAGGAGATCGACCTATGA
- a CDS encoding Tm-1-like ATP-binding domain-containing protein, with translation MSVVIVGTLDTKSEEIGFARDVIEGQGVDVHVVDVGVMGDPEFEPDTSAAEVAAAAGTDLETLREDAERGEAIETMGEGAATIVGELHDEGVLDGVLGLGGSGNTSIATAAMRALPYGVPKVMVSTVASGDVEPYVETRDIAMLYSVADVEGLNQLTRRIISNAALATVGMVDNEPDVETEDKPTVGITMFGVTTPGVQAAREHLEEMGYETIVFHATGTGGRAMENLIEQGVIDAVLDVTTTEWADELVGGVLNAGPERLDAAAETGTPQIVSVGALDMVNFGPEDSVPEEFQDRNLHVHNPQVTLMRTTPEECAELGEIIAEKLNAATGPTALALPLDGVSMLSVEGEDFYDPEADEALFKALRENVGDDVELIEVEADINDERFARTIVETLDEYVSAG, from the coding sequence ATGAGCGTCGTCATCGTCGGGACGCTCGACACCAAGAGCGAGGAGATCGGCTTCGCGCGGGACGTGATCGAGGGCCAGGGCGTCGACGTTCACGTCGTCGACGTCGGAGTGATGGGCGACCCCGAGTTCGAGCCCGACACGAGCGCCGCCGAGGTCGCCGCGGCGGCCGGCACCGATCTCGAGACGCTGCGCGAGGACGCCGAGCGCGGCGAGGCCATCGAGACGATGGGCGAGGGCGCGGCGACGATCGTCGGGGAGTTACACGACGAGGGTGTCCTCGACGGGGTACTCGGCCTCGGCGGGTCGGGCAACACCTCGATCGCCACCGCGGCGATGCGGGCGCTGCCCTACGGCGTCCCGAAGGTGATGGTGTCGACGGTGGCGTCGGGCGACGTCGAGCCGTACGTCGAGACCCGGGACATCGCGATGCTGTACTCGGTCGCCGACGTCGAGGGGCTCAACCAGCTCACCCGGCGGATCATCTCGAACGCGGCGCTGGCGACGGTCGGGATGGTCGACAACGAGCCCGACGTCGAGACCGAGGACAAACCGACCGTCGGCATCACGATGTTCGGAGTCACGACGCCGGGCGTCCAGGCGGCCCGCGAGCACCTCGAAGAGATGGGTTACGAGACGATCGTGTTCCACGCGACGGGCACCGGCGGGCGGGCGATGGAGAACCTGATCGAGCAGGGCGTCATCGACGCCGTCCTCGACGTGACGACGACTGAGTGGGCCGACGAACTCGTCGGCGGCGTCCTCAACGCCGGGCCGGAGCGGCTCGACGCCGCCGCCGAGACCGGGACGCCCCAGATCGTCTCGGTCGGCGCGCTCGACATGGTGAACTTCGGCCCCGAGGACTCCGTCCCAGAGGAGTTTCAGGACCGGAATCTCCACGTCCACAACCCGCAGGTGACGCTGATGCGCACGACGCCCGAGGAGTGCGCCGAACTCGGCGAGATCATCGCCGAGAAGCTCAACGCCGCGACCGGCCCGACGGCGCTCGCGCTCCCGCTGGACGGCGTCTCGATGCTCAGCGTCGAGGGCGAGGACTTTTACGATCCGGAGGCGGACGAAGCACTGTTCAAGGCGCTTCGCGAGAACGTCGGCGACGACGTCGAACTGATCGAGGTCGAGGCCGACATCAACGACGAACGGTTCGCCCGGACGATCGTCGAGACCCTCGACGAGTACGTCTCGGCGGGCTGA
- a CDS encoding homing endonuclease associated repeat-containing protein, whose amino-acid sequence MTTERECLDALREAADLLGESPTKAQYERLDVTPSSSTIVRHLGGWNAAKERAGLETANSRGSRLDPKPDDVEIPEDVEWSNLSADQRWHYRHVETNRERTLTRRAANRAWLYEYKHFNCECERCGEETPACLDFHHPDHVEKEMEVGKMVTYGYSRERLLDEIEKCVVLCANCHRKEHYPIPDGVEIPEEQIRETDLCQ is encoded by the coding sequence GTGACGACCGAACGAGAGTGTCTCGACGCGCTCCGGGAGGCGGCCGACTTACTCGGCGAGTCACCCACTAAAGCGCAGTACGAACGACTCGACGTGACGCCCTCCTCTTCGACAATCGTTCGACATCTCGGCGGCTGGAACGCGGCCAAGGAGCGGGCGGGCCTGGAGACGGCGAATTCGCGCGGCTCGCGTCTCGATCCGAAACCGGACGACGTGGAAATCCCTGAAGATGTAGAATGGTCCAATCTGTCGGCCGATCAGCGGTGGCACTACCGGCACGTGGAAACGAATAGAGAACGCACACTCACGAGGCGTGCTGCGAACCGAGCGTGGCTGTACGAGTACAAACACTTCAACTGCGAATGTGAGCGCTGCGGCGAGGAAACTCCTGCCTGTCTGGATTTCCATCATCCGGATCACGTCGAGAAGGAGATGGAGGTCGGGAAGATGGTCACGTACGGATACTCTCGTGAGCGCCTGCTCGATGAGATCGAGAAGTGCGTCGTCCTCTGTGCGAACTGCCACCGGAAGGAACACTACCCGATTCCGGACGGCGTCGAAATACCAGAGGAGCAAATTAGAGAGACTGATCTCTGCCAGTGA
- a CDS encoding FxLYD domain-containing protein has translation MESDATGEGAAGEDPTRRRVLQLVGAGGIAGIAGCLGGDGGTAYGPQNEVAVSGNGSLENATNASTQRAFASTTPDPDATTVQALELVEHEPANAGGYKGLTVQGSVRNDAEQLIEYAEVRTRFYGENGAHLGTYLASTSDLSAGTEWSFEVVVLESPADVDSYDAGVFGWPP, from the coding sequence ATGGAGAGCGACGCGACGGGCGAGGGGGCGGCGGGCGAAGATCCGACGCGGCGGCGAGTGTTGCAGCTGGTCGGAGCCGGCGGGATCGCGGGGATCGCGGGCTGTCTCGGCGGCGACGGCGGCACCGCGTACGGCCCCCAGAACGAGGTCGCCGTCTCTGGCAACGGCAGCCTCGAGAACGCGACGAACGCGAGCACGCAGCGGGCGTTCGCCTCGACGACGCCCGACCCGGACGCGACGACCGTGCAGGCGCTGGAACTCGTCGAACACGAACCGGCCAACGCGGGCGGGTACAAGGGGCTCACCGTTCAGGGAAGCGTCCGCAACGACGCCGAGCAGCTGATCGAGTACGCGGAGGTCCGCACCCGGTTCTACGGCGAGAACGGCGCGCACCTGGGGACGTACCTCGCCTCGACGAGCGATCTGAGTGCCGGCACGGAGTGGTCGTTCGAGGTCGTCGTCCTGGAGTCGCCCGCGGACGTCGATTCCTACGACGCCGGCGTGTTCGGCTGGCCGCCGTGA
- a CDS encoding tryptophanase, whose amino-acid sequence MRYRTKVAATVRLPDRDERETALEAAGYNVFALDADDVYVDLLTDSGTGAMSDEQWAALLRGDEAYAGSSSFRRFEEAVADVTGFERVVPTHQGRGAENVLYGVLADEGDVVLNNTHFDTTRAHVANQGADPVDVPVPVARDPDADEPFKGNLSLDRARSVVDDVGADRIPAVVLTITNNSAAGQPVSVENAREVRAFADEIDAAFVIDACRFAENAHFVVEREDGYEGASVAEVAREQLGLADALVMSGKKDGLVNAGGFVAVRDPDLFERVKQRAILYEGFPTYGGMAGRDLEAMAVGLREAVEDAYVRTRVEQVRELADLLEDAGLPVYRPVGGHAVYVDAAATFPSIDAERFPGQALVCELYREGGVRAVELGSFAFPETDRPELVRLALPRRTYHREHLRHVADAAADVLDRRESVPGYRVVSEPSRPELRHFSAALEPVDV is encoded by the coding sequence CGACGTCTACGTCGACCTGCTGACCGACAGCGGCACCGGCGCGATGAGCGACGAGCAGTGGGCCGCGCTACTCCGGGGCGACGAGGCTTACGCCGGCAGTTCGAGCTTCCGGCGCTTCGAGGAGGCCGTTGCCGACGTGACCGGGTTCGAGCGGGTGGTTCCGACCCATCAGGGCCGGGGCGCCGAAAACGTCCTGTACGGCGTCCTCGCCGACGAGGGCGACGTCGTACTCAACAACACGCACTTCGACACGACGCGGGCCCACGTCGCCAACCAGGGCGCGGATCCGGTCGACGTTCCGGTCCCGGTAGCCCGCGATCCGGACGCCGACGAGCCGTTCAAGGGAAACCTCTCGCTCGACCGCGCCCGGAGCGTCGTCGACGACGTCGGCGCCGACCGAATCCCCGCGGTGGTGCTCACGATCACGAACAACTCGGCGGCCGGGCAGCCCGTCAGCGTCGAGAACGCCCGCGAGGTCCGCGCGTTCGCCGACGAGATCGACGCCGCGTTCGTGATCGACGCCTGTCGGTTCGCCGAGAACGCGCACTTCGTCGTCGAACGCGAGGACGGCTACGAGGGCGCCAGCGTCGCCGAGGTCGCCCGCGAACAGCTCGGGCTCGCCGACGCGCTCGTGATGAGCGGCAAGAAGGACGGGCTGGTCAACGCCGGCGGCTTCGTCGCGGTCCGCGATCCCGACCTGTTCGAGCGCGTCAAGCAGCGCGCGATCCTCTACGAGGGATTTCCCACCTACGGCGGGATGGCCGGTCGCGACCTCGAAGCGATGGCTGTCGGGCTGCGCGAGGCCGTCGAAGACGCGTACGTCCGGACCCGCGTCGAACAGGTCCGGGAGCTCGCCGACCTGCTCGAGGACGCCGGCCTCCCCGTCTACCGGCCGGTCGGGGGACATGCGGTCTACGTCGACGCCGCGGCGACGTTCCCGTCGATCGACGCCGAGCGGTTCCCGGGACAGGCCCTGGTCTGCGAACTGTACCGCGAGGGCGGCGTCCGCGCCGTCGAACTCGGGAGTTTCGCGTTCCCCGAGACCGACCGCCCCGAGCTGGTCCGCCTCGCGCTCCCGCGCCGGACGTACCACCGCGAGCACCTCCGCCACGTCGCCGACGCCGCCGCGGACGTGCTCGACCGCCGCGAGTCGGTCCCGGGCTACCGCGTCGTCTCCGAGCCGTCCAGGCCCGAACTGCGCCACTTCTCGGCCGCCCTCGAACCGGTCGACGTCTGA
- a CDS encoding metallophosphoesterase family protein yields MKVGLLSDIHGNRVALEAVLSDMPTVDRLVCAGDVVGYNPWPSDCVDAMVDPAPLLDDLGRDDLPAGEVPTVMGNHDRAVASGSAFRFNSMAAAGVEHAREELDDEQLAWLDALPDERTEFDGQVKLVHGHPDDPDRYTYPEDFSPRMLDDEDVLVLGHTHVQHAERYGEGIVVNPGSVGQPRDRDPKAAYAVVDLDALTVDLHRVEYDIEAVQDAVNEAELPDKIGARLEQGR; encoded by the coding sequence ATGAAAGTGGGTCTGCTCTCGGATATCCACGGCAACCGCGTCGCGCTCGAAGCGGTCCTCTCGGACATGCCGACCGTCGACCGACTGGTCTGCGCCGGCGACGTCGTCGGGTACAACCCTTGGCCGAGCGACTGCGTCGACGCCATGGTCGATCCGGCGCCGCTGCTGGACGACCTCGGACGGGACGACCTGCCGGCCGGCGAGGTGCCGACCGTGATGGGCAACCACGATCGGGCGGTCGCCAGCGGATCGGCGTTCCGCTTCAACAGCATGGCCGCGGCGGGCGTCGAGCACGCCCGCGAGGAACTCGACGACGAGCAGCTCGCGTGGCTCGACGCCCTGCCCGACGAGCGCACCGAGTTCGACGGGCAAGTGAAACTCGTTCACGGCCATCCCGACGATCCGGACCGCTACACCTACCCCGAGGATTTCAGCCCGCGGATGCTGGACGACGAGGACGTGCTGGTGCTGGGCCACACCCACGTCCAGCACGCCGAGCGGTACGGCGAAGGGATCGTGGTGAATCCGGGGAGCGTCGGCCAGCCCCGCGACCGGGACCCGAAGGCGGCCTACGCGGTCGTCGACCTGGACGCGCTGACGGTCGACCTGCACCGCGTGGAGTACGACATCGAGGCGGTGCAGGACGCCGTGAACGAGGCGGAGCTGCCCGATAAGATCGGCGCACGGCTGGAGCAGGGACGGTAG
- a CDS encoding site-specific DNA-methyltransferase, with product METRHRIVVGDARELSDLDDDSVELVVTSPPYPMIEMWDELFAELAPGAGEALDDGDGRRAYELMHEALDAVWAEVERVLVEGGIACVNVGDATRTVDGSFRVYQNHARVIDAFESLGFEPLPDVLWRKPANSAAKFMGSGMVPPNAYVTLEHEYVLVFRNGSKSRSFEPGADRRYEAAYFWEERNQWFSDVWKEVRGEHQALAGEELRDRSAAYPFEIPYRLVNMYSAYGDTVLDPFWGTGTTTLAAMIAGRNSVGVEIEPEFVRAFEERVAEAPAISERVAADRLAAHREFVERERADGGSLGYEATHYDVPVRTKQERNIRLRVVEDVEPTDEGYRATHRPFEDA from the coding sequence ATGGAGACTCGCCACCGGATCGTCGTCGGGGACGCGCGGGAGCTGAGCGACCTCGACGACGACTCGGTCGAACTCGTCGTCACGTCGCCGCCGTACCCGATGATCGAGATGTGGGACGAGCTGTTCGCCGAGCTGGCGCCCGGAGCGGGCGAGGCGCTCGACGACGGCGACGGGCGGCGGGCCTACGAGCTGATGCACGAGGCGCTCGACGCCGTCTGGGCGGAGGTCGAGCGCGTGCTGGTCGAGGGCGGCATCGCCTGCGTCAACGTCGGCGACGCGACGCGGACCGTCGACGGCAGCTTCCGCGTCTACCAGAACCACGCCCGGGTGATCGACGCGTTCGAATCCCTGGGGTTCGAGCCGCTGCCGGACGTGCTCTGGCGCAAGCCGGCCAACAGCGCCGCGAAGTTCATGGGCTCGGGGATGGTGCCGCCCAACGCCTACGTCACGCTCGAACACGAGTACGTCCTCGTCTTCCGGAACGGATCGAAGAGTCGGAGCTTCGAGCCCGGCGCCGACCGGCGTTACGAGGCCGCGTACTTCTGGGAGGAGCGCAACCAATGGTTCTCGGACGTCTGGAAGGAGGTCCGGGGCGAGCACCAGGCGCTGGCGGGCGAAGAGCTCCGGGACCGCTCGGCGGCCTACCCCTTCGAGATCCCTTACCGGCTCGTCAACATGTACTCGGCGTACGGCGACACCGTTCTGGACCCGTTCTGGGGTACGGGCACGACGACGCTGGCCGCGATGATCGCCGGCCGGAACTCGGTCGGCGTCGAGATCGAACCCGAGTTCGTCCGCGCCTTCGAGGAGCGGGTCGCCGAGGCGCCGGCGATCTCCGAGCGCGTCGCGGCCGACCGGCTCGCGGCTCACCGCGAGTTCGTCGAGCGCGAGCGCGCCGACGGCGGCTCGCTGGGGTACGAGGCGACTCACTACGACGTGCCGGTGCGGACGAAACAGGAGCGCAACATCCGCCTGCGCGTCGTCGAGGACGTGGAACCGACCGACGAGGGGTACCGGGCGACCCACCGCCCGTTCGAGGACGCGTAG